The Spirochaetota bacterium genome contains the following window.
GGAAAATATGTGGCAACGATACAGCAGTACGGCGGACGTCGTAAGAACGGGTCACGCTACGGACAGGACCGCCCGAACGCATGGGCGAAATCTGCCGGGTCGCTCGATGCTCTCGACGGCATAAGCGGCGCCACCCCGCATGAGACGACGTTCAGCACAGCATGGAATTGCTGCGACAAGGACGGCAAGAAGATATCCCCGGGCACCTACGTCGTCTGGATGGAGTTCACCTTGCATTCGACGAATAAAGGCCCGAACCCGCTGTATTCAAATGAGATAGTGATCGGCGATATCGCTTCCGAAACGGCGATAACACCCGGCGCACACGTCGTGGACGGAAAGATCGTCTTCAATCCCGCCGTCGAATAAGGTTCGTCCGCGTATACACCGTGACGGCATTGCTCGTCTCGGTGAATATCCACGCCGAACGATAATTGAAGTCACGCGCGAAGAAATTCGTCC
Protein-coding sequences here:
- a CDS encoding DUF2271 domain-containing protein is translated as MARFIAALAVLTLIAASPDSQTSATKRDGGGTPSRIEPSGPLVMSVTFDAVKPHKGVYLWVTLDGKYVATIQQYGGRRKNGSRYGQDRPNAWAKSAGSLDALDGISGATPHETTFSTAWNCCDKDGKKISPGTYVVWMEFTLHSTNKGPNPLYSNEIVIGDIASETAITPGAHVVDGKIVFNPAVE